From Spirochaetota bacterium:
ACCGTGCGCTCGGGGATGCCGCGTTCCGCAAGATCTGGATGCGTCTTTCGGGACCGCTCGCGGAATACCTCATCAAGATACACGGTCTTTCGGATGTGCATCATGTTCCCGCGTGTATGCACATGAAGGATATCTTTACCCGCATGCGATCGTTCGGTGTCCGCGCGCATCACACGAACGCCCCCGGGCGGTATATCGCCGACGGCTTTTCGCTCATCCTGCATGAGATGCTTCTTATGCTCGCGGCGCGTCTCGATGTTCGCACCGTATCGTTCTCCGCCGATGTCGTACGCATGAAGAATTATCTCGATGCGATGATTGAAAAGGATGTCCGCCTCGCTGATGTGGCGTCGCGGGCGGGCAAATCCGCATCGCAGACGATACGGAAATTCAAGCGCGAGCTCGGCACCACGCCGTATCAGTATCTCCTCAGCCGGAAAATGGAATTGGCGGAATATCTCCTCGCCAATACCGGCATGAACGTCCGCGAGGTGGCGCGTGAGACCGGCTTTGCCGACGAGCAGTATTTCTCCCGTGCGTTCAAGGCGCGAACGCGCCGTCGCCCGAGCGAAGTGAAAAGCCGACGTATTGAACATACGCCCGGCGTGTGATACTATAGGAGCCATCGAACGCGGAGGTATATCCATGAAATTATTCATCGCCCTGTACACGATAGCGATCGTCGCCGGAACGCCTGCATACACCCAGCTGTCCGGGAACATCATCGAGAGGAAGGCCGCCGCACGCGGTATGCTCGTTGATGTGAAGAACGCCATGAAGCGCAAGGATTATGAGAAGGCGCGGGCCTACATCATCAAGGCCTACGAGGTCATGCCCAATGACAGCGAGATAAAAAAGAATTATTTTCTCCTCGCCGCACCGGTCATGCGCATTGAGACGGAATCCGAGATATTCTACTATAGCAAAACGAAGGAATGCCCCCTTTCCGTACGCGTCGTCGATGCCGGGGCGGGAACGCAATGGGTGAAGTCGTTCAAGCTCGAGATAGCGGATGAGAACGGGCAGACGATACGTACGATCATCACGAACAGCGCTCCGGATAAAATATCATGGAACGGCATGAACGACAACGGCACGCGCGTTGCGGACGGACAGTATATCCTGCGGGCGTTCATCACCGGTGAGCTCGGGTTCAGCGTGCCGGTCACCGAGAACCGCATACTTGCGCTCGGGAAAGAGCTTGCCGTCGCCATCGCCATCAAGGAAACGCTTTTTCCGGCGGGGAAGACCACTGTCGCGATACAGACGTTCTACCCTGACCGCTCACGTATGGCATCGTGGACACTCTCTGTCGTCAATAACAGCGGCAGGGTCGTGCGATCGATGAAAGGAGCCAACGGGCTTCCTTCGGTGATAACCTGGGACGGCCGCGATGATAACGGCGATGTCGTTCCCGGCGGCGATATATTTTCGGTATCGCTTATCGGTATGGACAACGGCAAAAAGCAGGAGAGCAATCGCGATACGATAGAGTCCGAGATAGAGATCATCACGGTCGGTGACACACTCACGTTCAAGATGTCCACGCTTCAGTTCGATGTCGGCAAAGCCGCGGTGCAGCCGAAGTCCTTCATACTCCTCGACCGTGTCGCCGCTATTCTAAAGAAATACAGTTGGTACAGCGTGCTCATCGAAGGGCATACGGATGATGTGGGGGCGGATGATAAGAATATGACGCTCTCAAAGGAACGCGCTGAAGCGGTGCGCGATTATCTCCTGAAGAAACATTCATTATCGGCGGGCCGTTTCACCGTAAGCGGTATGGGAAAGACGAAGCCAGTGGTGCCGAACACGAGCGAGGCGAACCGGGCGAAGAACCGGCGTGTGGAGTTCATACTTACCGAGACGAAGGAAAAATAGGACCGGGACTCTTACGACGCGACTGCAACGCCGAGCACTTCCTGGATAATGCGCTTCAGTTCCGCCTTCGGGAGGGCGCCGGCGGCCATCTGCGGCTTACCGTCCATCGGTATGAACAATATGCTCGGTATGCTCTGAATGCCGAACATGCCGGCAAGCTGTTGCTCCGCCTCGGTATCGATCTTGTATATATCGACCTTGCCTTCGAATTCCTTTGAAAGCTCCTCAAGCACCGGCGCCACCATTTTGCAGGGACCGCACCAGTCCGCGTAGAAATCGATGACGGCCGGGCGTGTGCCCTTGAATTTCCATTCGGCGTTCTCGCCGTCTATGCCGCATTCGCAGACCTTTTCCTTGAACGTGTCGAGTGTGAGATGTTCCATTGTCGGCTCCTTCTTTATTTCGCTTTTCCTGAAAGTATATCCGTAAGATGATCGATGTACGCGTCAGCGCCGCCCTGCCGGTAGCCGGTCGTCGCTTTCAATCCGCCGTTGGGCGTAAGCAGCACCACGGTTGGGAAACCCTGTACGCCGTATTTCTCCGCAAGTTCACGGTTCTGTTTCACAAGGGCATCGCTTTGCTTTTTGCCCCGCGGGAAATCGACCACAACGCAGATGAGGTTCTTCTCCGCATACTGCTCGAATTCCCTGGTCGCAAACACTTCATCCCGCAGACGGAAGCACCACGGGCACCAGTCTGAACCGGTGAAATTCAAGAGAAGATGCTTTGACGACTTTTTTGCGTCCGCAAGCGCTTTGCTCATATCGGTTTCCCATCGCGCCGTGGCAGCTGAGACAGCAAATGCTATCGACGCCATGATGGTTAATGCGAATAATGGTCTTCGGAAATCAATCATGTTGCTCTCCTTAAATGATCGACATAGATCATACGATCACATATTATAACATACAAATACTATGCCAACAAATGAATTGAAATTTGATAAGATATCGATATGAGAGTGTTAAGCGGAAGGGATCGATTAATATCTTAACGTAAAGTTGTGTTTTACAATTTAATGCGAGATTAAATGATCATCATGCGATGACTGTCGCTTATTGCAGGCTATGCACCCCATACGCGCGGCATCCACATCGGCTCTTTCTTCATCTCCGCATGGACCAGTTTCAGGAGCAGCTCTTTCTTGAGCTCCTGCGATGATGCGTCATCCCAGAGATTGCGCGCTTCGCCGGGGTCTTTCTCGAGATCGAAAAGCTCTCCATAGGGGCGATCGCAGTACACGGTTATCTTATAGCGCGTATCGACGCGTGTTTTCACGTGTATCGTCGTCGGCTGATGATGGTTCTCCACGATGATATGATCGCGTGCGGACGGTGATGAACCGTTCCACACCGCTTTCTGGCTGACGCCTGTCATGGTGCGCGGGGCGTCGATACCGGCGTAATCGAGGAAGGTTTGCGGAAGATCGACAAGGGACTGCATGGCATCGCTTTTCCTTCCCGCGGGAACGACGGACGGATAGCGCACGATGAACGGTATCTTTATCATGTCTTCATAATGGAATGGCCCCTTGGCAATGAGCCCATGATGACCGAAGAAGTGCCCGTGATCGGTGGTGAAAACGACGAGCGTGTCCTTCTCAAGCCCGAGCGCTTTGAGCTTTGCGAGTATATCGCCGATGCATGTGTCGGTAAAGCTCATCATGCCATAGTAGAGCGCGATGTCGCGCGCGAGTTTCTCATCATCATGCAGATGCGATTGGAAGCCATGCATGCCGTTGCCGTCCTTCTCCTGCCACGGCTTGAAGTCAGGCCTCTCTGTCTGCGTGAGCTTGAAATGCGGCGGATTCGCGTCATGCTCGCCCGCATGCGCTTTCGGCACGGTCAATTTTTTCGGATCATACATCGATGCCCAGGGTTCGGGAACTATATATGGCGGATGCGGATCGGGAAAGCTCGCCCAGAGAAAGAACGGCTCATCGTTCTTGGCATGCTCGGCAAGACGCGCATTCGTCCGCTCGGCGATAAAATTATTGTAGTGATACTCCTCCGGGAGCGTCCATGATCCGCGGCCGGGAGCATCGCCCGGGCGAAGATGCGTGTTCTTCTGCGGCTTACCGTATTCCTGGAAATAGTCACGCCAGTTCGTAAGCCCCTTCTCTTCCATCCACAGGCCATAATGCTGTCCGGCATGCATCTCATCGGTGTGATTTCGCAGAAGCTCGATATGCTCAAAGCCGTAGAACGGCCCGGTGAAATTGCGCCAGAATGCAAGGT
This genomic window contains:
- a CDS encoding AraC family transcriptional regulator, which gives rise to MRIQLDKRSIETIEGFRMSTMLDLPLVVHCFGSSRWYAPFSVSNDRYDAFSIEYVTAGEGELTADGKRYPLRPGDVFLLHRGGTHAYRALGDAAFRKIWMRLSGPLAEYLIKIHGLSDVHHVPACMHMKDIFTRMRSFGVRAHHTNAPGRYIADGFSLILHEMLLMLAARLDVRTVSFSADVVRMKNYLDAMIEKDVRLADVASRAGKSASQTIRKFKRELGTTPYQYLLSRKMELAEYLLANTGMNVREVARETGFADEQYFSRAFKARTRRRPSEVKSRRIEHTPGV
- a CDS encoding OmpA family protein — protein: MKLFIALYTIAIVAGTPAYTQLSGNIIERKAAARGMLVDVKNAMKRKDYEKARAYIIKAYEVMPNDSEIKKNYFLLAAPVMRIETESEIFYYSKTKECPLSVRVVDAGAGTQWVKSFKLEIADENGQTIRTIITNSAPDKISWNGMNDNGTRVADGQYILRAFITGELGFSVPVTENRILALGKELAVAIAIKETLFPAGKTTVAIQTFYPDRSRMASWTLSVVNNSGRVVRSMKGANGLPSVITWDGRDDNGDVVPGGDIFSVSLIGMDNGKKQESNRDTIESEIEIITVGDTLTFKMSTLQFDVGKAAVQPKSFILLDRVAAILKKYSWYSVLIEGHTDDVGADDKNMTLSKERAEAVRDYLLKKHSLSAGRFTVSGMGKTKPVVPNTSEANRAKNRRVEFILTETKEK
- the trxA gene encoding thioredoxin produces the protein MEHLTLDTFKEKVCECGIDGENAEWKFKGTRPAVIDFYADWCGPCKMVAPVLEELSKEFEGKVDIYKIDTEAEQQLAGMFGIQSIPSILFIPMDGKPQMAAGALPKAELKRIIQEVLGVAVAS
- a CDS encoding thioredoxin family protein, with translation MIDFRRPLFALTIMASIAFAVSAATARWETDMSKALADAKKSSKHLLLNFTGSDWCPWCFRLRDEVFATREFEQYAEKNLICVVVDFPRGKKQSDALVKQNRELAEKYGVQGFPTVVLLTPNGGLKATTGYRQGGADAYIDHLTDILSGKAK
- a CDS encoding sulfatase-like hydrolase/transferase, with translation MAKRPNILLITTDQQHWNTLGCLNPEIRTPVLDSLAAEGVMFTRAYCPNPTCTPTRASMITGQYPSQHGAWSLGTKLPDNAHTVGDDFQKAGYRTSLIGKAHFQQLLTTGAYPSIESNPLQQDLAFWRNFTGPFYGFEHIELLRNHTDEMHAGQHYGLWMEEKGLTNWRDYFQEYGKPQKNTHLRPGDAPGRGSWTLPEEYHYNNFIAERTNARLAEHAKNDEPFFLWASFPDPHPPYIVPEPWASMYDPKKLTVPKAHAGEHDANPPHFKLTQTERPDFKPWQEKDGNGMHGFQSHLHDDEKLARDIALYYGMMSFTDTCIGDILAKLKALGLEKDTLVVFTTDHGHFFGHHGLIAKGPFHYEDMIKIPFIVRYPSVVPAGRKSDAMQSLVDLPQTFLDYAGIDAPRTMTGVSQKAVWNGSSPSARDHIIVENHHQPTTIHVKTRVDTRYKITVYCDRPYGELFDLEKDPGEARNLWDDASSQELKKELLLKLVHAEMKKEPMWMPRVWGA